In Candidatus Cohnella colombiensis, one DNA window encodes the following:
- the metA gene encoding homoserine O-succinyltransferase, which yields MPIKVPDNLPAKEVLTEENIFVMDESVAYHQDIRPLRIAILNLMPTKETTETQLLRLLGNTPLQVEAVLLHPKTHTSKNTSSEHLNSFYQTFDQISKHKFDGFIITGAPVELLPYEEVNYWDELKEIMDWTVHNVTSTFHICWGAQAGLYHHFGVPKHVLDEKVFGVFPHGITTQNTKLLRGFDDRFYVPQSRHTEVRRKDLENVPGLEILSESADSGVYIAATTDGKQIFVTGHSEYDTNTLKWEYDRDKAKGLRINVPQNYYPNDNPALPPVPTWRAHASLLFSNWLNYYVYQATPYDLGSVDAQYSNYSI from the coding sequence ATGCCAATCAAAGTGCCAGATAACTTGCCAGCGAAAGAAGTATTAACTGAGGAAAATATATTCGTGATGGATGAAAGCGTAGCTTATCATCAGGATATTCGACCGCTGCGCATTGCGATCTTAAATTTAATGCCTACGAAGGAAACGACCGAGACACAATTGTTGCGCTTGCTTGGGAATACGCCATTGCAAGTAGAAGCCGTACTTCTTCATCCAAAGACGCATACATCTAAAAATACATCTTCTGAGCATTTGAATAGCTTTTATCAAACGTTCGATCAAATATCAAAGCATAAATTCGATGGTTTTATTATTACAGGTGCTCCTGTTGAGCTATTACCCTATGAGGAAGTTAATTATTGGGATGAGCTCAAAGAAATTATGGATTGGACAGTTCATAATGTGACTTCAACTTTCCATATATGTTGGGGCGCTCAAGCAGGGTTGTATCACCATTTCGGTGTGCCTAAGCACGTACTCGACGAAAAAGTATTTGGTGTGTTCCCACACGGGATAACGACTCAGAATACGAAGCTGCTCAGAGGGTTTGATGATCGCTTTTACGTTCCGCAATCCAGACATACGGAAGTTCGTCGCAAGGATTTGGAAAATGTGCCGGGTTTAGAGATTTTGTCCGAATCTGCGGATTCAGGTGTCTATATTGCTGCAACGACTGACGGCAAACAAATTTTTGTCACTGGTCACTCCGAATATGATACGAACACACTGAAATGGGAGTATGATCGCGATAAAGCAAAGGGATTGCGCATTAATGTGCCACAGAATTATTACCCGAATGACAACCCAGCACTGCCACCCGTTCCAACATGGCGAGCTCATGCAAGCTTACTCTTTTCAAATTGGTTAAATTACTACGTGTACCAAGCTACACCTTACGATCTCGGATCTGTGGATGCACAATACTCGAATTACTCAATTTAA
- a CDS encoding PLP-dependent transferase: MNIESRLAQIGSQSDPDTGAVSFPIYQATAFRHPKLGQSTGFDYARSKSPTRAVLEEAAANLESGDAGFACSTGMAALQTIFALFSQGDHLIVSLDLYGGTYRLIEQVMTRFGVTASYVDTNDLDAMEASRTTATKAVLIETPTNPLMMITDIAKVAAWAKHKGLLTIVDNTLLTPFFQRPIELGADIVVHSATKYLGGHNDVLAGLIVTKGEELSARVAFLHNSIGAVLGPQDSWLLMRGMKTLALRMERHQYNATRVAQWLLTHPHVAEVFYPALPTHPGHEVQSTQSSGNTGIFSFKLKDARFVEPILRHLKLIAFAESLGGVESLLTYPSVQTHADIPLEIRERIGVDDRLLRFSVGIEHIDDIIEDLGQAIEAAAQELNS, translated from the coding sequence ATGAACATCGAAAGTCGGTTGGCCCAAATCGGATCTCAGAGTGATCCGGACACTGGAGCAGTTAGCTTCCCAATCTATCAGGCTACAGCATTTCGTCATCCTAAACTCGGGCAAAGTACGGGATTTGATTATGCACGTTCTAAGAGCCCGACACGCGCTGTATTGGAAGAGGCCGCTGCGAACTTAGAAAGTGGTGATGCAGGTTTTGCATGTAGCACGGGCATGGCGGCGCTACAGACGATCTTCGCATTGTTCAGTCAAGGAGATCATCTGATCGTTTCGCTTGATTTATATGGGGGGACATATCGTTTAATTGAGCAGGTGATGACTCGATTCGGTGTGACTGCTTCTTATGTGGACACGAACGATTTGGATGCGATGGAAGCTAGTCGGACGACAGCAACGAAGGCTGTCTTGATCGAGACGCCGACAAACCCGCTTATGATGATAACAGACATCGCTAAAGTAGCTGCATGGGCGAAACATAAGGGATTGCTCACGATTGTAGATAACACGTTGCTGACCCCCTTTTTCCAACGTCCGATTGAGCTAGGTGCAGACATCGTCGTTCATAGTGCTACAAAGTATTTAGGTGGTCATAACGATGTGTTGGCAGGTCTCATCGTGACGAAAGGCGAGGAGTTATCGGCTCGCGTAGCTTTTTTGCACAACTCCATTGGCGCTGTACTAGGACCGCAAGATTCATGGCTGCTCATGCGAGGGATGAAGACGTTAGCGCTTCGGATGGAGCGTCATCAATATAATGCAACCCGGGTAGCCCAGTGGTTGCTGACACATCCTCATGTTGCGGAAGTATTCTATCCCGCATTGCCCACTCATCCGGGTCATGAAGTACAGAGCACGCAGTCGTCGGGAAATACGGGAATCTTCTCCTTTAAGCTTAAGGATGCACGATTTGTTGAACCTATTCTCCGTCATCTGAAATTAATTGCCTTTGCTGAAAGCTTAGGTGGTGTGGAGTCATTATTGACTTATCCGAGCGTGCAGACGCATGCAGATATACCACTTGAAATTCGGGAACGAATTGGAGTCGACGATCGGTTGCTTCGATTCTCTGTAGGTATAGAACATATTGATGACATCATAGAAGATCTCGGTCAAGCGATTGAAGCTGCTGCGCAGGAATTGAACAGTTAA
- the corA gene encoding magnesium/cobalt transporter CorA, translating to MKIRLVHDGIFTTIDNINDTLLAPTHGFYWIDADIDDLIILQPLFGLHDLAVEDCLTEDEQRPKLEIYENQYFLVINSIRFDDEEIFLRALNIFLGPHYLITVTRQKINELRSVKPVLWEQEVSQPDSFLYHLVDIVVDNYFSVADRIEARIESLEEDILMHTKKSHLTEIIGLRSEILWLKKALGPQRELLATLNKKDLRLIDDKLQKYFGDIHENAVKINETFETYRDLMGNLREAYQSSLANRANEIMRVFTALTTIFMPLTFITGVYGMNFDFIPGMHYHYGSVILLGLMGLIGIGMFYLFRKKDWL from the coding sequence ATGAAAATCCGCTTGGTACACGACGGAATATTCACCACAATTGATAATATTAACGATACACTTCTCGCACCTACCCATGGTTTCTACTGGATTGATGCGGACATTGATGATCTTATTATTCTCCAGCCCTTATTCGGACTGCACGACCTCGCAGTAGAAGACTGCTTAACAGAAGATGAGCAGCGTCCAAAGCTTGAAATTTATGAGAATCAATATTTCTTAGTTATTAACAGCATTCGATTTGATGATGAAGAAATTTTCTTGCGCGCACTCAACATTTTCCTTGGTCCTCATTACTTGATCACAGTAACAAGACAGAAGATCAATGAGTTGCGCAGTGTAAAGCCTGTACTGTGGGAACAAGAGGTTAGTCAACCAGACAGCTTCTTATACCATCTTGTCGATATCGTAGTCGATAACTACTTCTCGGTAGCCGACCGGATCGAAGCACGTATTGAAAGCCTCGAAGAAGATATTCTGATGCATACGAAGAAATCACATCTTACTGAAATTATTGGACTTCGAAGCGAAATCTTATGGTTGAAAAAAGCACTCGGTCCACAGCGCGAATTGCTCGCTACGTTGAATAAGAAGGATTTACGTCTCATCGATGATAAACTTCAGAAATACTTCGGAGATATTCATGAGAACGCAGTAAAAATCAATGAAACATTCGAGACTTATCGCGATCTCATGGGTAACTTACGAGAAGCTTATCAATCGAGTCTTGCTAACCGAGCTAACGAAATCATGCGTGTATTTACAGCATTAACAACGATTTTCATGCCCTTAACATTTATTACAGGCGTTTATGGAATGAACTTCGATTTTATCCCTGGAATGCATTATCATTATGGCTCAGTCATCCTTTTGGGACTTATGGGTCTAATTGGAATCGGGATGTTCTACCTATTCCGTAAGAAGGATTGGTTATGA
- a CDS encoding pyridoxal phosphate-dependent aminotransferase — protein sequence MKYDFDKRVDRTGKASYKWDQTEKLFGKADILPLWVADMDFEPPKEVAEAIIARAEQRVYGYTFRTQGYYDAIMGWLSRRHGWTIEQEWLSSSPGVVPALSIMVQALTEPGDSIILQSPVYYPFYDVIKMNDRTIVENPLILQDGHYTMDFELLEQQAHAGARMMLLCSPHNPGGRVWKREELERVGEISLKYNMLVVVDEIHHDLVFKEHKHIPYASLSDELAKLSITCIAPSKTFNLAGLQAAAVIIPDEQLRRKYNTLLKTLSIHMESFFGLTAMESSYTHGDEWLEQLLEYLEGNRDALIAFINEHLPQIKVIKPEGSYLAWLDCTQISTNPQELKRIMFEQAGVAFSEGSVFGKQGAGYLRVNFACPRSLMLQALKQFADAVNAK from the coding sequence ATGAAATATGATTTCGATAAACGTGTTGATCGCACAGGCAAAGCTTCTTATAAGTGGGATCAAACAGAGAAGCTCTTCGGCAAAGCCGATATTTTGCCCTTGTGGGTAGCAGATATGGATTTCGAACCACCGAAGGAAGTGGCGGAGGCCATTATTGCGCGTGCAGAACAGCGCGTCTATGGGTACACGTTTCGCACTCAAGGCTACTATGATGCCATTATGGGCTGGTTGTCTCGGCGACACGGTTGGACAATCGAACAAGAATGGTTGTCCTCCAGTCCAGGTGTTGTGCCAGCGCTGAGCATAATGGTGCAAGCATTAACTGAGCCGGGCGATTCGATCATTTTACAGTCTCCCGTATATTACCCGTTCTACGATGTCATTAAGATGAATGACCGGACGATTGTTGAAAATCCGCTTATTCTACAAGATGGTCATTATACGATGGACTTTGAGCTTCTGGAGCAACAAGCTCATGCAGGCGCACGAATGATGCTGCTATGTTCGCCACACAATCCAGGTGGACGTGTTTGGAAACGCGAAGAGCTTGAACGCGTTGGTGAAATCAGCTTGAAATACAACATGCTTGTGGTCGTAGATGAAATCCATCATGATCTCGTTTTTAAAGAGCATAAGCACATCCCTTATGCATCATTATCGGATGAACTGGCTAAGTTGAGCATTACTTGTATTGCACCGAGTAAGACGTTCAATCTTGCAGGGCTGCAAGCAGCTGCTGTTATTATTCCGGATGAACAATTGCGGAGAAAATATAATACATTGCTAAAGACACTTTCGATTCATATGGAAAGCTTTTTCGGCTTAACCGCAATGGAGAGTAGCTACACACATGGCGATGAATGGCTAGAGCAGTTGCTCGAATATTTGGAAGGGAATCGCGATGCATTAATCGCGTTCATTAACGAACACCTTCCACAGATAAAAGTCATCAAGCCAGAAGGGTCGTATCTAGCGTGGCTAGATTGCACTCAAATTTCCACCAATCCACAAGAGCTTAAACGGATCATGTTCGAACAAGCGGGGGTTGCCTTTTCGGAGGGATCTGTATTTGGCAAGCAAGGCGCGGGATATTTGCGAGTTAACTTTGCATGTCCGCGATCACTAATGTTACAAGCTTTGAAGCAGTTCGCAGACGCAGTAAACGCTAAATAG
- a CDS encoding GGDEF domain-containing protein, translating to MTFPIMEFNQTRWNRLLLNSYWIMLILSIVIESSYLFVTEVSSSEFIGLYIVRPTLMMTAILILTELSQRLWQRYSDYILITTSAALALTTNFIHSTVEYLILLLFFPIVISIFYFQYSKLLYSVVIAHVSLVCLYTLNDEMNNSLTSISLLAILFIMLTFSYIAFGVLARGREILINLRSTSESNQELLVRTILMDKLVKTDALTETYNHMAYHEFMENMVQQAESGRMKLHLAIMDIDNFKSVNDTYGHKAGDVVLRKVAAIAKAKVGSNDVVARYGGEEFAIIFAEKDFQEVYDILENIRMTLASTSLEVIDRHSVTISIGLNRFAIGMDKEALFQGADAALYEAKHSGKNRTVIANRT from the coding sequence ATGACTTTTCCAATTATGGAATTCAATCAGACACGTTGGAACCGGCTTTTGCTGAATAGTTACTGGATTATGTTAATTTTGTCCATTGTAATTGAAAGCTCCTATTTGTTCGTCACCGAGGTCTCCTCAAGTGAATTCATCGGATTATATATCGTTAGACCCACTCTAATGATGACCGCGATCTTAATCCTTACCGAGCTGAGCCAACGTTTGTGGCAAAGATATTCCGACTATATTCTCATCACCACATCAGCCGCGCTCGCACTTACGACTAACTTTATTCACTCGACTGTTGAGTACTTAATCTTATTGTTATTTTTCCCCATTGTGATCAGTATTTTTTATTTCCAATATTCCAAATTACTTTACTCCGTCGTTATTGCGCATGTTTCCTTAGTTTGTCTTTACACCCTCAACGATGAGATGAACAACTCTTTGACCTCTATCAGTTTACTAGCCATCTTGTTCATTATGCTTACTTTCAGCTATATCGCCTTTGGAGTTCTTGCGCGTGGACGTGAAATATTAATTAATTTACGATCCACGTCCGAATCTAATCAAGAATTACTCGTTCGAACGATTCTCATGGACAAGCTTGTAAAGACAGATGCACTTACGGAAACCTACAACCACATGGCCTATCATGAGTTTATGGAAAACATGGTGCAACAAGCAGAAAGCGGTCGGATGAAGCTACATCTCGCCATAATGGATATCGACAACTTCAAATCCGTTAACGACACGTACGGTCATAAAGCAGGAGATGTCGTCTTAAGAAAAGTAGCCGCGATTGCAAAAGCAAAGGTTGGAAGCAATGATGTCGTCGCAAGATATGGAGGAGAGGAATTCGCTATTATTTTCGCAGAAAAAGATTTTCAAGAGGTATATGATATATTAGAAAATATTCGCATGACGCTTGCCTCAACCTCATTAGAAGTCATTGATCGACACTCAGTCACGATCAGTATCGGATTAAATCGCTTTGCGATAGGGATGGACAAGGAAGCCCTTTTCCAAGGAGCAGATGCTGCATTATACGAGGCCAAGCATTCTGGCAAAAATCGCACAGTCATTGCTAATCGTACATAA
- the mqnC gene encoding dehypoxanthine futalosine cyclase — translation MSGIDQILQSALQGERLQLEQIVTLFESNEIEKLGHTANQIMLRHHPEPITTFVVGRNVNYTNICDVYCRFCAFYRAPGSKEGYVLPDELIFQKIQETIDVGGTEILMQGGTNPDLPFSYYLDLLREIKVRFPEITMHSFSPAEIRKMQVVADNIPLEDVVRQLHEAGLDSLPGGGAEILDDRIRGKISRLKGSWRDWMDVMSTAHKVGMNTTATMVVGFGETMEERALHLLRVREAQDECIQNSYPSPGFLAFIPWTFQPDNTNLKREKSTPEEYLKTLAISRIALDNIKNFQSSWVTMGPEVGKLSLSYGCNDFGSTMIEENVVSAAGTTHKVNIELILKLIRECGKIPAQRNTKYDILKMYHENDVVDKDYVMQN, via the coding sequence ATGAGTGGAATCGATCAGATTTTACAGTCGGCATTACAGGGTGAACGATTGCAACTAGAGCAGATCGTTACATTATTCGAAAGCAACGAGATCGAGAAGTTAGGTCATACTGCTAATCAAATTATGTTACGTCATCATCCAGAGCCGATTACGACATTCGTCGTCGGGCGTAATGTTAACTATACGAATATTTGTGATGTATATTGTAGATTTTGCGCGTTTTATCGTGCTCCTGGTTCGAAGGAAGGCTACGTGCTTCCAGATGAATTGATTTTCCAAAAAATCCAAGAGACGATCGACGTTGGCGGCACAGAAATTTTAATGCAGGGTGGAACAAATCCAGATTTGCCATTTAGCTATTATTTGGATTTGCTGCGTGAAATAAAAGTGCGATTCCCTGAAATTACGATGCACTCCTTCTCGCCTGCAGAAATTCGGAAGATGCAAGTTGTTGCTGACAATATTCCACTAGAGGATGTTGTTCGGCAGCTACACGAGGCTGGTCTTGATTCACTACCTGGTGGTGGAGCGGAAATTCTCGATGACCGAATTCGTGGGAAAATCAGCCGACTGAAAGGTTCATGGCGCGATTGGATGGACGTTATGTCTACTGCCCATAAGGTAGGTATGAACACAACGGCAACGATGGTCGTTGGCTTTGGTGAGACGATGGAGGAAAGAGCGCTTCATCTATTAAGAGTTCGCGAGGCTCAGGATGAATGCATCCAGAATAGTTACCCTTCTCCAGGCTTCCTAGCGTTTATCCCTTGGACGTTCCAGCCGGATAATACGAACTTGAAGCGTGAGAAGTCTACACCTGAAGAGTATTTGAAAACACTTGCAATCAGCCGGATTGCACTAGATAACATTAAGAATTTCCAATCGTCATGGGTAACAATGGGTCCGGAAGTCGGTAAGCTTTCATTGTCCTATGGCTGTAACGACTTCGGAAGTACGATGATTGAAGAGAATGTCGTATCGGCAGCAGGCACAACGCACAAGGTAAACATTGAACTTATTCTTAAGCTCATCCGTGAATGTGGGAAAATTCCAGCTCAACGAAATACGAAGTATGACATCTTGAAGATGTACCATGAGAATGATGTAGTGGATAAAGATTACGTGATGCAAAATTAA
- a CDS encoding EAL domain-containing protein, with the protein MTLQTMIDRLALAFKLTYSDRSLKYFPPEFNFRRPELSLLRKVVNRGQACYLTLYRIEFAELKDEVPEEIWTSLQESCRRHLKLAVFNIIGDRNTISLNQYSKTDFVLNTFTDESKQSGALVPDSLRSKLEEIRSMLEIGLSGHIPQWRNCLQISISVVPISEATNLTSLQRSLHEAYQFAVAMMTGLVTSEMEALRKQLLQVLDNGDISVLAQPIMNLTSGDVYGWEILTRGPVHSILHYPDELFRFASQTKLLSKLEFLVVKRALEEIESRRIHEPIFLNVTAVTLSHPLFLAHVLKCLQEHPSLSAAQIYFEITERHEVTNFKAMFEILRTYREHGFRFAVDDTGSGYSSLQWIGELVPELIKIDRSVIQHVDRYAIKESLLKAIVTAAKEMNCELVAEGVEREEEADVLFRLDVQMGQGFYFAKPNVLLHKHERDIFFEMKEKIQTRREQFAF; encoded by the coding sequence GTGACCTTACAGACGATGATCGATCGATTAGCACTTGCATTTAAGCTAACATACTCAGATCGCTCTTTGAAATATTTTCCTCCTGAGTTCAATTTTCGACGTCCGGAGCTTTCCTTGCTTAGAAAAGTAGTGAATCGTGGTCAAGCATGTTATTTGACGTTGTATAGAATTGAATTTGCCGAACTGAAGGATGAGGTTCCTGAAGAAATTTGGACGAGCTTGCAAGAAAGCTGCAGAAGGCATTTGAAGCTCGCTGTGTTCAATATTATTGGAGATCGGAATACGATTTCCTTAAATCAATACTCAAAAACTGATTTTGTTCTTAATACGTTTACGGACGAGTCTAAACAATCAGGTGCTTTAGTGCCTGATTCGCTTCGTTCTAAGCTAGAAGAAATCCGTTCAATGTTGGAAATTGGTCTATCCGGGCATATCCCACAGTGGCGTAATTGCTTGCAGATTTCAATCTCTGTCGTACCCATTTCTGAAGCAACAAATCTCACTTCTCTTCAACGGTCACTTCATGAAGCTTATCAATTCGCAGTGGCGATGATGACAGGATTAGTGACTTCGGAGATGGAAGCACTTCGCAAGCAATTATTGCAAGTGTTAGATAACGGCGATATCTCGGTATTAGCACAGCCGATTATGAATTTAACGAGTGGCGATGTGTATGGCTGGGAGATTTTAACCCGAGGACCAGTTCATTCGATCCTGCACTATCCGGACGAGTTATTCCGCTTCGCTTCTCAGACGAAGCTGCTTAGCAAGCTCGAATTTTTAGTTGTAAAGCGCGCGCTTGAGGAGATTGAATCCCGTCGTATTCATGAACCGATCTTTTTGAATGTTACTGCAGTGACGTTATCACATCCGCTCTTTTTGGCGCATGTGCTGAAATGTTTGCAGGAGCATCCGAGTTTAAGCGCAGCACAAATTTATTTCGAAATCACTGAACGTCATGAAGTCACGAACTTTAAGGCGATGTTTGAAATATTGCGAACATATCGTGAGCATGGCTTCCGCTTTGCTGTAGACGATACCGGCTCAGGTTATTCTAGCTTGCAGTGGATAGGCGAGCTTGTCCCCGAGCTGATCAAGATTGACCGATCGGTCATACAGCATGTCGATCGATATGCAATTAAAGAGAGTTTACTAAAAGCAATTGTAACGGCTGCGAAAGAGATGAATTGTGAGTTAGTCGCAGAAGGTGTCGAAAGAGAAGAAGAAGCTGATGTGCTGTTTAGACTCGACGTACAGATGGGTCAAGGCTTTTACTTTGCAAAACCGAATGTACTGCTACACAAACATGAAAGAGACATCTTTTTTGAAATGAAAGAGAAAATCCAAACACGCCGTGAACAGTTCGCCTTTTAG